Proteins from one Leptospira wolffii serovar Khorat str. Khorat-H2 genomic window:
- the typA gene encoding translational GTPase TypA has protein sequence MEIRNIAIIAHVDHGKTTLLDGILRQTGAVTAKEDGERIMDHNDLEKEKGITIKAKNTAVVYKGTRINVVDTPGHADFGGEVERVLSTADSCLLLVDAFDGPMPQTRFVLGKSLQLGHKPILVINKIDRDGARPDAVVDMVFDLFSDLGATNEQLDFPIVYASAKQGWAVSKLEDAPGTNLDPLLDTVLSHVPPVKANIDAALQFQVTSLDYNDYVGRIAIGKIYNGKIQRGMSVVQVSPKKNGRDETQVLKITKLYNFEGLKRNEIEGAEAGDIVAIAGLPDVFIGDTVCEPGKPAPMPAIEVEEPTVSMYFMVNNSPFASKEGKFVTTRNIRERLDRELETNVAMRLEETEDKDRFKILGRGELHLSVLIETMRREGFELQVSRPEVIIKRGENGEKLEPYEYMVMDLPDQFTGSIIAELNRRKGELQLMEAHPSGMTRVEFVIPTRGIIGFRGYFVTETKGEGVMSSRFLRFDNYKGEIPGRKNGALISMDSGETTGYALWKIQERGELLIDPQTPVYPGMIIGIHSRENDLEVNPVKEKKLTNVRSSGADEAIRLVPPRRFSLEQNIEFLDDDELLEVTPQSMRLRKKYLDPTARKRAASGK, from the coding sequence ATGGAAATCCGCAATATAGCCATTATCGCACACGTAGACCACGGAAAGACGACTCTCCTAGATGGTATTTTACGCCAAACCGGGGCCGTTACGGCCAAGGAAGACGGGGAAAGGATCATGGATCATAACGATCTCGAAAAAGAAAAAGGGATCACGATCAAAGCCAAGAATACCGCCGTCGTTTACAAAGGAACCCGGATCAACGTGGTGGATACTCCGGGTCACGCGGATTTCGGAGGAGAGGTGGAGAGGGTTCTTTCCACAGCGGATTCCTGCCTTCTTCTCGTGGACGCGTTCGACGGACCCATGCCTCAGACCCGATTCGTATTGGGTAAATCCCTGCAATTAGGCCATAAGCCTATCTTAGTCATAAACAAAATCGATAGAGACGGAGCCCGCCCGGATGCGGTAGTGGATATGGTTTTCGACCTATTCAGCGATCTGGGAGCCACAAACGAGCAATTGGATTTCCCGATCGTTTACGCTTCCGCAAAACAAGGTTGGGCGGTGAGCAAACTAGAAGATGCTCCCGGAACCAATCTGGATCCACTTTTGGATACAGTTCTTTCTCATGTTCCTCCCGTTAAGGCCAATATAGACGCAGCGCTCCAGTTCCAAGTGACTTCCTTGGATTATAACGATTATGTGGGACGTATCGCGATCGGAAAGATCTATAACGGAAAGATCCAAAGAGGGATGAGCGTCGTGCAAGTCTCTCCTAAGAAGAATGGAAGAGACGAGACCCAAGTCCTGAAAATCACGAAATTATACAACTTTGAAGGCTTGAAAAGAAACGAAATCGAAGGCGCCGAAGCCGGAGATATCGTAGCTATCGCGGGACTTCCCGACGTCTTTATCGGAGATACCGTATGTGAACCGGGGAAACCGGCTCCTATGCCTGCGATCGAAGTGGAAGAACCCACCGTATCCATGTATTTCATGGTCAATAATTCTCCCTTCGCAAGTAAGGAAGGGAAGTTCGTAACTACTCGGAATATTCGGGAGCGTCTGGACAGAGAGTTGGAAACCAACGTGGCAATGCGTTTGGAAGAAACCGAAGACAAGGATCGTTTTAAGATCCTGGGCCGAGGAGAATTGCACCTTTCCGTTCTGATCGAGACAATGAGAAGAGAAGGTTTCGAACTCCAAGTTTCCCGTCCGGAAGTTATTATCAAGAGAGGCGAAAACGGAGAAAAACTGGAGCCTTACGAGTATATGGTTATGGATCTTCCGGACCAATTCACCGGAAGCATCATTGCGGAACTCAATCGTAGAAAGGGAGAACTCCAGCTCATGGAAGCGCATCCTTCCGGAATGACTCGGGTGGAGTTTGTGATTCCTACTCGTGGAATCATCGGATTTCGTGGGTATTTCGTGACCGAGACCAAGGGAGAAGGCGTCATGTCCTCTCGTTTCCTCCGCTTCGACAATTACAAGGGAGAGATTCCCGGAAGAAAGAATGGAGCCTTGATTTCCATGGACTCCGGAGAGACTACTGGATACGCACTTTGGAAGATCCAGGAAAGGGGAGAACTTCTCATAGATCCTCAGACTCCTGTGTATCCGGGTATGATCATCGGAATCCATTCCAGAGAAAACGATCTGGAAGTGAATCCGGTAAAAGAAAAGAAACTCACCAACGTTCGTTCTTCCGGTGCGGATGAAGCGATTCGTTTGGTTCCTCCTCGCAGATTCAGCTTGGAGCAGAATATCGAGTTCCTGGACGACGACGAACTTTTGGAGGTCACTCCTCAGAGCATGCGTCTACGGAAAAAATATCTGGATCCTACCGCAAGAAAGCGCGCCGCTAGCGGAAAATAA
- a CDS encoding pirin family protein, with product MIYLVAKKKDLGDGFFVRRALPQIEARHVGPFVFLDHMGPVPVKTGKEIEVRPHPHIGLATVTYLYDGVITHRDSLGMVQDIRPYEVNWMTAGSGIVHSERSKLDPEYNILEGIQVWVALPKDSEETAPEFFHYDREQLPVLSGGGWEMRLIAGTFLGEVSPTKVYSPLFYADLEVEAGAEVELPVPTDQESAIYVARGKVDAEGKIISIGDLAVYPKGGAVKFRAEEVSRIVLLGGTPLSATRHMYWNFVSSSQERIEKAKEDWKADRFPHVPGETERIPLPS from the coding sequence ATGATATATCTAGTCGCAAAGAAGAAGGATCTAGGGGACGGGTTTTTTGTCAGAAGGGCTCTCCCTCAGATCGAAGCTAGGCATGTGGGACCTTTCGTTTTTCTGGATCATATGGGTCCGGTCCCGGTGAAGACAGGCAAGGAAATCGAAGTTCGTCCTCATCCCCATATAGGTCTTGCGACGGTTACTTATCTATACGACGGAGTCATCACTCATAGGGATAGTTTAGGAATGGTACAAGACATTCGTCCTTACGAGGTCAATTGGATGACCGCAGGATCCGGAATCGTTCATAGTGAAAGGTCCAAGCTCGATCCAGAATATAATATTCTGGAAGGTATCCAAGTCTGGGTGGCCTTACCCAAGGATTCGGAGGAGACCGCTCCCGAATTCTTCCATTACGATAGGGAACAACTTCCGGTTTTGAGCGGGGGCGGTTGGGAAATGAGGCTGATTGCGGGAACTTTCTTAGGAGAGGTTTCTCCCACCAAGGTATATTCTCCCTTATTCTATGCAGACCTGGAAGTAGAAGCAGGCGCGGAAGTGGAACTTCCCGTTCCTACGGATCAGGAGTCTGCGATTTATGTGGCTCGCGGAAAAGTGGATGCGGAGGGCAAAATCATCTCCATCGGAGACTTGGCAGTGTATCCCAAGGGCGGGGCGGTGAAGTTTAGGGCGGAAGAAGTCTCCCGGATCGTACTTTTGGGAGGGACCCCTCTATCCGCAACCAGACATATGTATTGGAATTTCGTATCCAGTTCCCAGGAAAGAATCGAAAAAGCAAAGGAAGATTGGAAGGCGGATCGATTCCCCCATGTTCCGGGCGAGACGGAAAGGATCCCGCTACCTAGTTAA
- a CDS encoding Uma2 family endonuclease, giving the protein MTDQYAFDYNFPMPPVAALSQRPQPKYHGMSVDQALYKSLAPDGYRYDMVDGVLYVAASPFFRHNEIQFRFLSALSDFLGTGSSVRMVADVDVFLPDGGDVLCPDASVLLSDNPSDTSEWIDGVPDLVLEVHSPSTKHWDLGRKADRYLANGVREYWLIDPSDGKTQVWNSEFRVWKKSRSGKSRLFPGFSFQIPF; this is encoded by the coding sequence TTGACGGACCAATATGCTTTCGACTATAATTTTCCCATGCCACCTGTTGCAGCTCTCTCACAACGCCCCCAACCCAAGTATCACGGTATGTCCGTGGACCAAGCTTTGTACAAGTCTCTGGCTCCCGACGGCTATCGTTACGATATGGTAGACGGAGTTCTGTACGTGGCTGCTTCTCCGTTCTTCCGACATAACGAAATCCAATTCCGATTCCTTTCCGCTCTTTCGGATTTTCTGGGCACAGGATCTTCCGTAAGAATGGTCGCAGATGTGGATGTTTTTCTTCCGGACGGAGGAGATGTACTTTGCCCGGACGCAAGTGTTCTACTCTCCGATAACCCTTCGGATACTTCCGAATGGATAGACGGTGTTCCCGATCTGGTATTAGAGGTGCATTCTCCTTCTACCAAACATTGGGATCTGGGACGAAAGGCGGATCGTTATCTGGCAAACGGGGTTCGAGAATACTGGCTCATCGATCCTTCCGACGGAAAGACCCAGGTTTGGAATTCCGAATTCAGGGTCTGGAAAAAGAGCCGCTCGGGTAAGAGTCGACTTTTTCCGGGATTCTCTTTCCAGATTCCATTCTGA
- the rplU gene encoding 50S ribosomal protein L21: protein MFAIISVGNRQFKVTQDLEFLTEKTGKNAGETFDAKVLLFAENNKVHIGSPDLKSAKVSLKVLEDVKGEKIRGYIYKKRKNSQKTWGHRQKLQKVKVVSLSAV, encoded by the coding sequence ATGTTCGCAATCATTTCCGTCGGCAACCGACAATTCAAAGTAACTCAGGATCTTGAATTCCTGACTGAAAAAACCGGAAAAAACGCCGGCGAAACCTTCGACGCTAAGGTGCTATTATTCGCAGAAAACAATAAGGTGCATATCGGATCTCCGGATCTGAAATCCGCCAAAGTTTCCCTGAAAGTGTTGGAAGACGTGAAAGGGGAAAAAATCAGAGGGTATATTTACAAGAAACGTAAAAACTCTCAGAAGACCTGGGGACACAGACAAAAACTGCAAAAAGTAAAGGTAGTTTCTCTCTCGGCAGTTTGA
- a CDS encoding ribosomal-processing cysteine protease Prp → MIRIQVLRKEGRILGLKSSGHASQAHGSKGQNLLCAAVGVLVQTLYLHLYKRGLAKEAVIGDGLLDFQIRPGKESDPEVLIGFGLILDGLENLKEQYPSEMELIGE, encoded by the coding sequence TTGATTCGAATCCAAGTACTCCGAAAAGAAGGTCGGATTTTAGGGCTGAAATCCTCCGGGCATGCGTCCCAGGCACACGGTTCTAAAGGACAAAATCTTCTCTGCGCCGCTGTCGGAGTACTGGTCCAAACGCTATATCTCCACTTGTATAAGAGGGGACTGGCAAAAGAAGCGGTGATCGGAGACGGACTCTTGGATTTTCAAATTCGTCCCGGTAAAGAATCCGATCCTGAGGTTTTAATCGGCTTCGGCCTCATCCTCGACGGATTGGAAAATCTGAAGGAACAATATCCTTCGGAAATGGAACTCATAGGAGAATAA
- the rpmA gene encoding 50S ribosomal protein L27 yields the protein MAHKKGGGSSKNGRDSQSKRLGVKRFGGELVLAGNILVRQRGTRLNAGKNVGIGKDHTLYALVEGHVKFEQVTKTKVQVSVYPK from the coding sequence ATGGCACATAAGAAAGGTGGCGGTTCATCCAAAAACGGTCGCGATTCCCAGTCCAAGCGTCTTGGAGTAAAACGTTTCGGGGGAGAGCTCGTATTAGCGGGAAATATCCTCGTTCGTCAAAGAGGAACCAGACTGAATGCCGGTAAAAACGTAGGGATCGGTAAAGATCATACTCTTTACGCCCTCGTAGAAGGTCACGTGAAGTTTGAACAAGTCACCAAGACCAAAGTTCAAGTTTCCGTTTACCCGAAATAA
- the obgE gene encoding GTPase ObgE: MEKFVDEVLIEVTAGHGGAGSMHFRHEKYVEFGGPDGGDGGVGGDIVMKTNLSMVTLDRYLTKRRFRGQDGFPGEGNLRSGKKGEDLVLFVPLGTQVYDEESGELLYDFIKDEMEFLVVKGGRGGKGNAHFKSSTHQAPKFSQPGEEGEYKHLRLSLKLLADVGIVGLPNAGKSTLLSKITEAHPKIAGYAFTTLSPNLGVVKRKGDIYRYTIADIPGIVEGASKGIGLGLSFLRHIERVKGILYVFDASALDIKSDFKMLRAELETYNPELLRRPHLIVLNKIDVWEDPSFTEELIESVSTLGKVVPISAQEEINLGTLLESMDEAFFHEELSELNLLSDQNTEGSNG, encoded by the coding sequence ATGGAAAAGTTCGTAGATGAAGTATTGATCGAAGTGACCGCCGGGCACGGTGGAGCCGGATCCATGCATTTCCGTCACGAGAAATACGTGGAATTCGGTGGTCCCGACGGAGGAGACGGAGGAGTCGGGGGCGATATCGTTATGAAAACGAATTTGTCCATGGTCACTTTGGATCGTTATCTCACCAAGAGAAGGTTTAGGGGACAAGACGGTTTCCCGGGAGAAGGCAACCTACGCTCCGGTAAAAAAGGAGAGGATCTCGTATTATTCGTTCCTTTGGGAACACAGGTTTACGACGAGGAAAGCGGGGAACTACTTTACGATTTCATAAAGGATGAAATGGAATTCCTCGTAGTCAAGGGCGGACGAGGAGGCAAAGGAAACGCGCACTTTAAATCCTCCACTCACCAGGCTCCCAAATTCTCCCAACCCGGAGAGGAAGGAGAATACAAACATCTACGCCTGAGTCTGAAACTTTTGGCGGACGTGGGAATCGTGGGACTTCCTAATGCGGGAAAGTCCACTCTTCTTTCCAAAATCACCGAAGCCCACCCTAAGATCGCAGGTTACGCATTCACGACGCTCTCCCCTAATTTGGGAGTTGTAAAAAGAAAAGGCGATATCTATCGTTATACGATCGCGGATATTCCGGGTATCGTCGAAGGTGCGAGTAAGGGAATCGGACTGGGTCTCTCCTTTCTCCGTCATATAGAAAGGGTAAAAGGGATTCTTTACGTTTTCGACGCTAGCGCTTTGGATATCAAAAGCGATTTCAAAATGCTCCGAGCAGAGCTCGAGACTTATAATCCGGAATTATTACGGCGCCCTCACTTAATCGTTTTGAATAAGATCGATGTGTGGGAAGATCCAAGCTTCACCGAGGAATTGATAGAGTCAGTTTCCACATTAGGTAAGGTGGTTCCCATCTCCGCTCAGGAAGAAATCAATTTAGGGACTCTTTTGGAATCCATGGACGAAGCCTTCTTCCATGAAGAATTGTCCGAACTCAACCTTCTCTCCGACCAAAACACGGAAGGATCCAATGGATAG